In Pieris brassicae chromosome 8, ilPieBrab1.1, whole genome shotgun sequence, the DNA window TTGTGATTTCGGCGATTAAATTGGAtctgttaatttatatatggcaCCCATCATTATGTAAAACTGTAATTTCTCATTCAAAAgttcttaaaattttaaaacactgTACAATGCTAAACCTCCTCCATACACAAAATCAACTTAATTTTCTGAGAAACGTCGAGTCGATCTATCGAATGTCGTTGAAACTGACAACCTAATATGACAATGACACTTTTAATGAAAGTTGATAACTGTCAGATAAATTTTGTCTGACTGATCtctaacttttttttatcaatttgatGTTTTACTATGTCTTCAacatttgtattgtatatatatatactattaattCCCTTCATttggtattaaatatatgggttaattattgtaataattccaGTAAGCATAAATATTCTCaagttttacataatttagtaTTTGATCACAGCCGAAATGACGCTATGAATAATAAGTTTATGTGTCACAACTCACAACTTAAAACTCACATTTGACGTTTCAGCAAGTCACAACATAATGCCAAtgaacattttttgtttttgtgtcaGTTTTGTGTTGTGCGTAGTTGTGGTTTCGTTTCTCAtggcttaaattattttaattttttattttcttttaatattccGGTTTAATATTTCGGTTTGAGCTTGATCTACGATGGCTTTGTTACCGCCCGACCCTGTTTACACCATACGAAATGTCGACAATACACCGGTTTTCTCTTTGGCATTTAACTTTCTACCCGGCGGTCTCGAGAGGTTACTAGCCGGTTCAAAGAATGGCTATGTTTATGCATACAACCTTCAGGTAAGAGCCCACGTCAAAAGCATATTGAGTGATGTTTACAAAGGTGCAACTACgcagaaaattttattatttaattatcttgtCTTCATACAGCTGCTCTTTGTTTACTACCCTCAATTTGTGAcccagaaaaacaaaatgtctttatgataatattatcataagtaaagtatataacttttaaagtaaatagtaTAGTGAGGTCAAAGAATTTATTTGCATGCAAAAATTTATAGGTAAATTTAATTCCTTTTAGACATGTcacaaaaataagtttaaagtCATGTTATAAATTGGTTTTTATGCTTACAGACAAACAGAGTGCAACAAAAGATAAAAGTTGGTCAAGCTCCCATTCTTCATCTTTTACATACAGAAGATCAATTAATTACTCAAGAAAAAGGTggaaactataaaatatttaatttgacaaaCTCTGGCTATCAAGAGGATACATTAATTGATATGGATTACCCTGGTTTTTGTCGATTTGAAGCCAACACAAAACTCAAAACACTATATGTACCTGATAGGGAATCccaagtatatatttataactttactGGAGAAAAGATTGGAAGTTTAAAACCAGAATTTTCAGAACCAAAGTTGGGAGATCCAATGTGCATGAAATACATTGAATTAGCACCAGAAAAGTCTTACTTATTAGTAGGGTATGAAGCTGGGTGGCTTGTTCTATGGGATCTCAACACTAGTCAGGCGATTGGTAAACTCCAAACTAAGGAATGCCCAATGTCAGTGGATTTCTGTAAAGATCAGCAAAGGGGTATCATTGGGAATGCCTCAGATGtgatacaaatatttagtatagGGAGAAAAGACTTGAGCTTGGTCCATGGTAcagatataacaataaaaaatcatgGAATTAATAAAGTGCAGTCTCGACTTGATGCAAAAGTTTTTGTTTCTGGTGGTTGGGATGGCCATATTCGAATCTACTCATGGTTTTCATTAAGGCCTTTAGTTGTCCTTACTGAACATAAGAGAGCAATCCAAGATGTTGTTTATTCTACCGAGAAAGTATCCATGTGGAATGCAAACATAATGGCGGCAGGTGGCCTTGATGGAGTTATTACTCTTTGGGATTTGTACAATCAAAAGCAATGATTAAGGAAAGCTATATTCAGTCTAATGTCATAGATATTTGAATGATtgattctttaataattatttgcattattaaattttttttacaattattgttatgtatCAATCTTCAAATTATAGAAATTTACTTTAACATCAAAGGTTGACTtagatttgtaataaatatttctaaaagtcACATTCAGCTATAAAATTGGATCtcattttttgtgtatttgccaaaagcaaaattaattacaaagtaCAACATGGTATCTACCAATTGTGGCCAAGTCATTAGAATAAGTATAAGTTTGTTacaataaagataataataatgactattTTCCttgaatgatttatttagcactgttttctttcaacaaaattaaattgtattcaaaattacttttagttttcttttccTAAAACTTTAACATAACTATTTGGTATGTTGATTAGGTACAGAGttagaaaattgaaattatcaCTGTTCTTATGGctagataatattttacattacttataaacttatacagcaatgtgattttattattactaaaaaaattatgtattggCAATGTTTTCTACTTAAAATAAGATGATGTACTACAGTTAAAATTGGACTGGTATGTCTCATATTTCATTTCTTAAGGGTTTGTGTGTAGTGGACTGAGTCACTTAagttttgtgtattatttagCCAGGCTAATTCCCAAAGccatatgaaatatatattttagtttattgaaACATCGTCCAATCGTTGAACAATGTCCCAGGTATTGAAATGCACTTTAAGTGAGAACACATTTAAGGGCAAGTTCGTTTTAACTGAAAACCACACATTCCCTAAAGAGCTTTCTCTCGGTGGCcgatttacaaattttcaagGTATAGGCTGTAAAGTTAGCCCCGGCAGCTAAAATACAACTATTTCGTTGAAGATGCACGTAACATAATTTTGGGTTTGATTTTTGAgcacaaaattatacacaaaccATCCAGTTCTCAGCCTCCAACCAGTAGTAGAACTGACATGTGTGGGTTGATATATtgaaaagaaatacattttctgcAATTTCGCTCTTTTCACTCTTACAAAATGTGAGCCTCAGCTCGCAGACATCGATTACTGGTTGGGAGGCACAGTAGCTGTCTTACTCTAGAATATGGAAGTTTGTTACTCCTAATTTACAATGAAAAGTGAGAGGGCAAAGTCACCGGCAAATGTTGTTGCTGAAAACATCAAAAAACCGTCATGCAGAAATGATTTTGATTTCTTTGAAGTAGCAAAAATAAATCGGTTCGCAAATTCCGCACTAGGCTCCAGCCTACTCAGCCTGCTGGTAAATCCGCCACTGCTTTCTCTCAAAACTTAATAGCGGCTTTATAGCATAGGCTCGTAgactcatttaaaaaaagactgCACAACTTCTCTAAATGctgtatgtataagattaTTAAACTGCTAGTGCTTTAccttcataataaattaaataaacatggatgatatttcattattattttttatttacatttaaattattaatttcaggGCTTAGatgcgtttttttttaaatatatcattaaagtTTAAACTATTCAAGCAAACATATccctaatattattaaatctaagACTAGTACATAATTTAAAGATGAATTAGCTGCGGTGATTTCGCAGCATAGTTTGTGAtatgtatttgaattaaattactataagtatattttaaaattaaatttaaacttcaaCAGTTTTCCTTGTCTTGGAAATGAGAGAATCGTCGTCTGGAGTGACTTCTACCAATCTTCGCCTTTTCCTAAGTGGTCTGGAAGATTCAGATGTTTCCCTCGCCTTGGTCACTATTTTTGCCATTTTGCTTCCTAGTctcgttattttaaattttggcaAAGTTTGCTCCGGGTTTGTTTCAGAAACTAAACTTTCTTTTTCACTTTCCAGCCTAGTGTCATCTTTATTAAGTTCATTTGTGTAGGTTTCCTTTTCTGTGTTAAATTTACTCTGACTATTTTCTGACTCTTTGGCATCATTTTTATCACTGTTTATAGTAAAATCTAACGGGCCCTCGGTGTCATCACTATTTACTTcggtttttactttattaactCGATGTGCTTGTAAAAAGGATGATAAGGGGATCGGGATAGGAATTGGAAGAGGTATGGGTAAAACTACTGGATATGGAACCAAAACGGTTACAGGCGGTGGTTGACCTATGGCATGTGAAAAGTTTATTGGAGGAATTATTCTCGGCCTTTCTTGCGGCATCATAGGACGAGGTGGCATGAAACCGAAACGCGGTGGATACATTCCTGGATGTCtataatcatttatatgaCCAGGACTATCAAGAAAAACAGGTGGTGGCATTCCAAACATTGGATTAAACGGAGGTATTTGAGCGTTTATATTGCTGGGTGGGGAATGAATAGTACTATTTCCAACAGTAACTGATGAAGTGGGCGATGACCCATCGATAGAGGGACTGCACATTCTCAAGTCTTGAGCCTTTGGTGTAGTAGTATGATGCCGCATTGTTTGGGAGGTCACTGTAGACGTACATTTAGACGCTCTACGCTTTCGTAAGTTCATTTTAGTTTgtcttatttctttttttgtttccGGGGATTTTTGAGTAAACGTTTTCTCATCTATAGACTTTGGATTCATAAGTTTAGCAGTTGGAGCTATGGTTATTAACGGCATTGGTGATTTTCGGTGACATGATGACTCAGATGTTTTTTCGTTGGTTTGCTTGGGTTCTGTGTTTGGGGAAACGGACCTTTCAGACAGTGGTGATACCGATCGGCTTCTACAGTTCTTCAACCACAGATCTGGAGTAATAAGATTGGATGTCGAGGAGCTGCTCACCAAATGGGGATTTAGATCAAGGTGTGCCTGAGTCTCTCGACAAAATATATGcattttgtattgatttaGGCATTTATCCGAGCAAAACTGTAGCTGCGTTGCGCCATCCTGAAATGTAGAAAACATCAATTAGACACAGTCTTAAGACCATACcttaatcttaataaataaataaataaatcttatataaatctcctgtcacgatgtttgtccgtgatggactcctaaacatcttaaccgattttaaattaaattggcacaccgtgagcagtctggtccaacttagagataggatagcttagatctttaattatagtcgcaatattattttattgaaaatgatttgtctataattaattgacagtcacaattatctgttaagtccaaaagattctaacaaatgtcgatacttttcgactgggttgagtaagtaatcaatagatggcactgctatggtaaaccgacaaacgtgtcatataagctacaattcaatatcatgattaccacgtgttattgaggctaaagtataaattaaatttattttgtagtaaagtaaataccgtgaaattcaattatttctacttttttaatttttggtggtAGCATAGCCTGTTATTTaggtgttacttagaccgaagtgtaaatcaaattcaaattatagtgacgaaattaagtgaaattattctttcgtgtcgcggtattaaggctaactaaaaccacattaaggagaaaagAAAGTTCGCGGAGGCAGCTAGTAGTGTTATAAAAAGCTACTAGAAATCTAGGTAAACTCAtgtataataaacattgtattttGACTTATCAGTCAAGAAACACTAggtatctataatataaagacGACTTTGATTAACTTgccatttatatatttatgttttatttgactAATTCTACTTAGAAAAGGAAAACAccttttaacattaataaaaatcaataaattttaatggtaTTTATACCTGAAAATCGACATAGGCAACCGTGTGCCTCACATGTCGACACCAATCACACGTTTTCGCGCGCTTGAAATTTGCGCGCCTTGACTGACTGAAGCAAAGCTCTGAACAAAATACCGCCCCAGCCTGCTGTAAAGCGCCACTTTCACTTGTTATATTCTTGTTGCACCATGAACATTCATCTGAAATGCAagacaacatttattataaataattttatatataaaatatcacttGTTAGGGCATAACTcagtattttaattgaaaactcCATGGTGTACACTTACGACTTGTAACATTATAACGAGTAGGTACTAGGTTTAATTGAATATCTTTAAATCATTgatttaactataaaatatgtatgacatatgtcaaatttttaaacttatttaataaaaataaaagttgccttaaaataaacttgtatGATACGAGTACCTGTTTAAATGTGGAAAGTACAACAAAGCAAATTTAGTTATTAGTCTGTACCTGAGACTAGctcctaatttaaaaaatatttgagataTTAATTAGCTTCATGAGAACCTACGATCACAGTCGCGCGTCTAGCTAAAATGCTACCCCATTAGCCGACATTGTTCTCTTGATATAATTATCTATTGTGCTTTCACTGATTCGTTAAGCATGACTACAAGAAGAAGCGTCGTGGACACATCATGATGTCTTATTCCATCCTTAATACCTTTTGTTGTAAACTCAATATGTTGTAAAATCTCTGATAAAGTGAATTTCCCTACCCATACATGAATTGCATCTAATTGAACACACAATTCAGAAACGCGATAGGCACAGGTTTCTCATTAACGAAGCCTCGTTTCAGACAAAAGCAATGATATCTCGTTATGgactttattaatttctgtTTCGCGGACTAACGATTCCAGATCGGATTGTTCGATATTTGAGATTCTGTTCATTACGTTCGAATTATTCATTTGTCGACATGGCATGCGCCTATTAATTTTTGGTTCGttaaaattagattatttctttaatttgacGGTGACTTAGATGCATTAGCATTCATAACCTTAATTAATGCA includes these proteins:
- the LOC123713164 gene encoding sine oculis-binding protein homolog; this translates as MDKPSKISSSPTSAPVKKENEEEIKEFAETAMNELLGWYGYERLELRRWAASRAREPSSPEHHTEQKNKDECSWCNKNITSESGALQQAGAVFCSELCFSQSRRANFKRAKTCDWCRHVRHTVAYVDFQDGATQLQFCSDKCLNQYKMHIFCRETQAHLDLNPHLVSSSSTSNLITPDLWLKNCRSRSVSPLSERSVSPNTEPKQTNEKTSESSCHRKSPMPLITIAPTAKLMNPKSIDEKTFTQKSPETKKEIRQTKMNLRKRRASKCTSTVTSQTMRHHTTTPKAQDLRMCSPSIDGSSPTSSVTVGNSTIHSPPSNINAQIPPFNPMFGMPPPVFLDSPGHINDYRHPGMYPPRFGFMPPRPMMPQERPRIIPPINFSHAIGQPPPVTVLVPYPVVLPIPLPIPIPIPLSSFLQAHRVNKVKTEVNSDDTEGPLDFTINSDKNDAKESENSQSKFNTEKETYTNELNKDDTRLESEKESLVSETNPEQTLPKFKITRLGSKMAKIVTKARETSESSRPLRKRRRLVEVTPDDDSLISKTRKTVEV
- the LOC123713693 gene encoding guanine nucleotide-binding protein subunit beta-like protein 1; the protein is MALLPPDPVYTIRNVDNTPVFSLAFNFLPGGLERLLAGSKNGYVYAYNLQTNRVQQKIKVGQAPILHLLHTEDQLITQEKGGNYKIFNLTNSGYQEDTLIDMDYPGFCRFEANTKLKTLYVPDRESQVYIYNFTGEKIGSLKPEFSEPKLGDPMCMKYIELAPEKSYLLVGYEAGWLVLWDLNTSQAIGKLQTKECPMSVDFCKDQQRGIIGNASDVIQIFSIGRKDLSLVHGTDITIKNHGINKVQSRLDAKVFVSGGWDGHIRIYSWFSLRPLVVLTEHKRAIQDVVYSTEKVSMWNANIMAAGGLDGVITLWDLYNQKQ